One Salvia miltiorrhiza cultivar Shanhuang (shh) chromosome 6, IMPLAD_Smil_shh, whole genome shotgun sequence genomic window, TCGAGAGAGTTAAGGGAACGGAAGACGGACTGATCACACGGGTCATGACCAATAACAGTAGACTATAAAACACCACTAAAATTACAAGTATATCTTTTGGATATATGCTTGAATCCAGATATTTAGCCCGTCTGAAGGTCTTACACAAGTGTATTTCATCTTCTATTCTAATCACATTAATGCACGTTAAAGGCAACGTCCCTAGATAACAAACCTCCTACCATCAAGATCCTCGACTCCCCGACACAAGACTATGTCTACAACAATCAATACTCCTGCAGTCTATCCTACGACTGAGAACCTAAACATGTCAAAGAAGACACCAAAGATACTATCAACAAAAATAGACGTCTTCTTGAAATATCCGAGGAATGAGTATATATACACTCTATACCAGAACTCATTCAAACACTAGCAACAAATGAAGGAGGTTTTCATATCAAAATGAACAAACTTATATGAACAATTTAACAATTTTATTGAGTTTTTGATATTTTCCTTTAACAAGACAAATCAGAAACTGAAAAGAAAAGGCAACCCTTCAGTTCAATTACTTTGTTGGGCTCCCAGCGTACAAATGTGAGTTAGAGGCAAAGAAGACTTATCATGGTATCATCTTCACGCGTAGCATGATATCATGAAGGTGATTCCTTCCACTGCAGTCTATTAAGTCCGTCCACAATGGCTCTACGGAACTCCCCGTTGTGTAGAATGAAAGATGAAACGTGGCCGCCCGAAACCCACCTTACTTCCGATCCCGGCCACGCCTTTTGAAGCTCCAATACAGAGTGTTTTGGGATATAGCCATCGTCCTGACAATAATAGGGCACAATTTAGCTCAACTATATATCaagaaattcaaaattcatatatatgttGCTTACAGTAGCAGCGACATATATAACAGCATTGGGGTTTTTGGGGATAGGGAACCGCGTGACATCAGTCAGAGACAGCACGTCCCGCATCCGTTCCCTCACTTCCTCGATCGTCAAGGCAATTTTCTGCATAGCAAGATCGTCTCTAAGAGCTTCCCAGGCAGTCGCATGCTTTAATACCCCTTCACAGAATGGCACAACAGCAGAATGTGGAGAAAGAAACGGGAGTGTGGCAATGGGCGTCGGATGCAAGGATCCAACCATAGCAGCATGTACTCCGCCTATGTTCATGCACAAACTATTCAAAGGCAAGAGAGAAAAACTGACAAAACAATCTTCTTTCAAGAGCTAAGCAAACAAGCTGTGTGTCTTACCCATGCTAAGTCCACAGACACCCATTTTCCCAAAACCAGCTTCATAGTCTAACCAATGCAGAAGGCTACGCGCCTCTTCGATGGTAGCTCTTCCTAATAGGAGCAAATCACTGACGCACAACAGTTTTGCACCGTGCTGCTGCAAAGGACGTCTTCTTCCATAGAAGGGGCTGCAAATTCATGGCTTCAGTACAACTCCTGATGAAAATCTGTGCATTGCAAGAGCTATTAGGTAAAAGACAGTTCCACTTCACCTCTCAAGCACCATAGTTGCTATGTTTTCCTTCAGCAGAGGCCCACCAAGACGTAACCTCCGCTCAAATGAATGGTCTCCTGTGCCTGAAACAAAGGACATATGCCACGCCATTATCGTCATTTCTCATGTCTATCTAATCCAAATAATCTTATTCTTTTATCACAATCACAAGAGAGCAATTGCATATGTCAAAATCTTACAAGTTTGTTTCACTGAACATAgatagaagaaaaagaagaacaCTTTCTCTATAGTCATCTTTTGTGTTTCTATATTTCTGAGCATCTACATATGTGCCAATGTCTGCACAGCAACACATTCACTACCAATTCGAATCTACATCCAGGCAGTAGTAGAACACAGGCATCCCGTTATTAGTGATGAATGAAACAATATCACGAAAAACAAGGCTCGGAGCACCTAGGTAAGGTTTTAAATCTAATCAAAAACTTCATTGATACTACCATGAATCCTTCCCTAGCGCCATTCACTTAATCAACTACGACCTAATTCTAAATCCAACACCATCATTCAACTCATAGGTTTTTCACTAGTTTACTGGTAATGTCAATGCCACAGAGCAAAATCACAAAACAACAGTATGCAACTCCTCAACTCAATCACCAATACTCAAAACACACAGCAGGATTACCTAGAAAGTCATCAAAGAACACAACCAATTCCAAATCCAAGTCAAACAATTTCAAATCCCACAATTTTCCAACATCGAAGAAAACACAATAAACACCAGGCAAACAAATAGAATGAAATGAAATACCAGCCAGATGAACAACACATGCCATCTTCTGCGGCTGGCCGGATTTGGGAGAGAGAAAGGCCACTCTTGCAGTGTGGCTCTCAGGGGGCAATGCATTGAGAAGCACCTCATCACAAGGGGTCTTAAACACCCCTTCTCTCAGACAAGCAGTCTTGGATTCCCAAACAGTTTTCCAAACTGGCTGCACCAAAGCGGGAGGCCAATTCTGACCTATTTGGGGAAACAATTGATTTATCATCCTCTCCAAAAGCTCAAGCTGTGCCCCACCCCAACCCCTCGAGAAAAATGGAGGGCTAATCTTTGTTCTGTGCAGCAATGCACCATACACATGATCCAGCACATAGTAAAGGGTGCCCATATTTACAGCCACCATTTCTTTTTAGACGAATAATAGGGTACACCTCAAAATCAACAAAGACTATATTTTTCCATCAATTTTAGGCTTTGCGAGCTAATCCCACATCAAAATCGCAATTGATACACCAAAACCAGAGATGTCGAGGGCGGGAAAAGGTTCTTTACAGAGTAGAGTATATCAATAATTACAACAAAATGAAATTCAGATCTAGCTAGCTGAAATTTCCAATACAACAATGGCAATATTGCTGCAGTCTGCAacaagatagagagagagagagagagccgaatCTGTAAAGGGCAAAAAGACTACGTTGGGATCGAAATAACAATAACTTATACTTTAAGACCGCCCGATTAGGCTTAGACCCATCCGGAGAAGGGGAAGATTGTGCGTGTGCGTGtgcgtgtgcgtgtgtgtgtgtgagagagagagagagagatggaaactGGAAACTAGGGGCGGAGAAGGTGGTGGTGTGACACCGCGGATTTAGATTAAGGGCCCGCCGCCACCTCACTATATCCATAAAATTTATCTGATTTTTGTCTATAATTTTGGCTCGATGATTGTGCATGATTGAAGGATTGAGATAAAGTTTGAGGTGTCAATTGCATACCTAATTCGACACAAATCATGgactaatatttaattttaggttTAAGTTGGCAAGATTATGGTTATCTTTCCATTTCTAAATGGAAATTGGCAAATTATCCCATGGGACGGTTGCATGCCATGCGACGGGTCGGATAGAAAACTATATAAACACTTGACAATTAAAAACAAATAGAAAGCTGTGTTGCAGCGGTCGCTCCTGTGCTCTAAAGCATTGTGTCCGTCCGAGGTCGCGGTTTCGAATCCTGTGTAGGGccgatttatgtaattttttgttCCTTTTTCTTGGCGTTTTttgatggttttttttttcattttattttatttcagttttttcttttctttttcctttctttgcgTTTCTACtgtttattaaaaattaaaaatttggattttttttatatttgtttttcatttttttgttcttttttctttgcattttttgatgtatttttatttttatcttactttgcgtttttactatttttcttaaaaaaaattgggtttttatgtttgtttttcattttttttatttcagttttttctttcttttcatttttttactgtttctttttacaatattttttattttattgattattgTTCGACTTATTTGATAAAGTAATCATTGATACGaacaaatttaatatttctgaattattacatttatttagtataatgtttatttgtatttataagaacatttatttttagttattttctcaagtaattatttttgtaaacaaaagtaattattgatatgaagaaaagtaaatatttttgttaacaaaagtaattattattacaatggaatgtaatatttctaaattattacatttgttcacgataatttttacttttatttttgagaatttattcttttagttatttaaccaaataataattattgtaataaaaagtaattgttgataatgatatgtataaaagtaatgttatttttactcgttagtacttgtaattttgtatatttggtcaagtaatcattgtcgtaataaaaagtaattattgatgtaCGGGATGAAAAGTAAAGTTTTATAAACGTTAAATTTCTTCAtgtcaataattaattttattataataataactaTTTTGAATAACCTAGAAATAAATActagaataaaattaaaaataatcaaataattattgaagtaatcattgtcgtaaggaaaagtaattattgatatgatgaaaagtaatgtttctaaatcATTACATTTGTTCgcgataattgttatttttattcataaaagcAAATGCATatcttatgtttattaaaagtaaatactctaATAAGGATTcaagatttagtgtttagggtttagttttcaacgcttagggtttagaaaaatatataatactttgtattgaatgaagttaaatatttatattaccataagtatacattttttagaacaaatgtatatcttatgcttattaaaagtaaatattcctactAGAGTTCAGATTaagtgtttagggtttatggtttagttTTCACGGTTTAGGgcttagaaaatataatactttgtaTTGActgaaggtaaatacttatattaacataagtatatatttttgttaacAAATGAATatattatacttattaaaagtaaatattcatACTAGGGTTAAGATTTAGTGTTCAGGATTTAATGTTTAATGTCAGGGTTTAAGAGTTAAAAAATTTACTACTTTATATCGAATGAatgtaaatacttatattaacataagtatacatttgtgctaacaaatgtatattttatacctattaaaagtaactattatcttaataaaaaataattatacatatgaataaatgtaacactttaaaattattacttttttcacgaaaaattattatttttactcacgaaaatctataattttaattattttgttaagtCTTTATAGTCGTTAGAAAAAATAACcaaaaaaaacctaaaataagaaactgaagaaaaaaaaaaaaacgaaacatGCAAACagctgaaaaaaaaaagcaaaagaaCTAACagacaaaaaacaaaaaaaaaaaacgaaaaaggaataaaaaagaatcaaaagaGAATAAACCACGAACATTGGGGCAAGGGGGATTTGAACACTTTAGGAGAAGAATGAGGCACAGCATTACCATTGCACCACAAGACATTTATGATTTTGTTCACTGAAAGTTTTTATATAAACGTTGATGTGGGTCAGGTTGGATAAAACCCGTCGCATCCCATGCGACTGCCGCACAGGAGACCAGCTGATTGAAATAATAGTTTTGGGTTCAAACTTCAAACGATAAATTATATagtcttttttttaataaataaattatatagtcTTAAGAAGAAGGAAATTAAGTTCAAACTTAAGTGGGGTTTTTTTACTTTTTGGTTGCTATAGTTGTTATACAAAACAATAAATTTGGCATTTAAAAAATCACTAATTCTTTCCCTTGTTCaagtcaaaaaagaaaatcaaaagagaatcccattAAATGAATTTTATCACAAAAGTAAATTATCTCCAACTTTTAAATATAAAGAAAAGTTTCAACATTAATAATTGGTGTAAATTATTaaacatctttttttttataaattaacagtattaaataaagaaatttaaaggtcgcacCACGAAAGATTGGAACCCAAGATCTTTGGCCTTAGTCATTAAGGCCTTACTTCTTGACCAACACACACAATTATTAAACatcttagagcatctccaatgggaGGTGCTTAAGTTGGTGCtataagagcatctccagtgCTCGGGTTGAAGAGGGGGATCGACACGGTTGGAGGCGAGACCCGCGCGGCGTCGAAGCGGGGTCGAGGCGGAGACCCGGTTCGAAGGCGAGGAAGGTGAGGCGCGTGTAATACACGCGccgtattaaaaaaaatcgtttatttttaaaaaatttgaccGTTTTCggtcttttctttttttttttcccctttgtTTACCGTTGCTGAACGGCTAGTTTgtaggatttttattttttattttttttatttgcttttttTCCTCTATAAATAATATGTATTTATCTCCCACAATTTTCATATTCTCACATCATTCTTCCATCTCTTCCCaagttttatatttttcttcaaattttgCTCAATGGATCGTGAATTTGACGATTATCTAGAGAAATGCGGCGGAAGCTCGGGTGTGCCTACTACTCAACCGATGATGGAGTTTGCTCCATTTTCTGAGGCTTCCAACGTCTTTGCTTCGGGTGTGGCTACTACTCAACCACGAGGATTGCCAACCGTTGAAGAAGAAGAGGCGGAGGCGAAGCCTAAGGTGATGCGCACCAACTACTTTGGCGACGAGACGGAGCTCATTTGCATCTTGTGGGCGGAGGCTACCCACAATCCAATTTTTGGGCTCAATTTTAAGGCAGATGTTATCAAATCCCACTTCAGTCGAGTCTCGAGGGAGACGCGGCTTTGGATGGACTACTACAAAACATGCCACGACAATTGGGGTAGCGGAATGAACGATAATCAAATCACCGAAGCCGCCCAAAAGATGTTCGAGGCTCACCACAAGAAGAGATTCGGCTATTTGAGCGCTTGGAAAGTCCTCCGTGAGTGTCAAAAGTTCATGACGGGAGCCACAGATGTCTACTCCACCAAGAAGTCGAAGGGATCCGACAGCGAAGGTAATAGTACTTCATCGGAGCCGAGCATCACCACGAGGCCCCAAGGGATGAAAGCGGCAAAGCGCGACAAAGGCAAGGGCAAGAAGGGAGAAGCATCTTCCACGACCACACAATCGTCTTACTTCGAGGCGCTTGAGAAAGTCGCCGTCGAAATAAAGGAACATTCGGCCAAAATCGGTGCATGGCATAGCCGAGGCCAAGAAGACACTCGCGGCGGTGAAAAGGGAAGAGCTCGATTTGAAGATCCTCAACATGGATACTTTGAATATGAACGAAGCTCAATTGACATGGCACAACCATTTGATTCAAGAGGTGCTCAAGCGTCGGGGAATTATGTAGTTTTTGTGGTGCATGGT contains:
- the LOC130988901 gene encoding uncharacterized protein LOC130988901, with translation MVAVNMGTLYYVLDHVYGALLHRTKISPPFFSRGWGGAQLELLERMINQLFPQIGQNWPPALVQPVWKTVWESKTACLREGVFKTPCDEVLLNALPPESHTARVAFLSPKSGQPQKMACVVHLAGTGDHSFERRLRLGGPLLKENIATMVLESPFYGRRRPLQQHGAKLLCVSDLLLLGRATIEEARSLLHWLDYEAGFGKMGVCGLSMGGVHAAMVGSLHPTPIATLPFLSPHSAVVPFCEGVLKHATAWEALRDDLAMQKIALTIEEVRERMRDVLSLTDVTRFPIPKNPNAVIYVAATDDGYIPKHSVLELQKAWPGSEVRWVSGGHVSSFILHNGEFRRAIVDGLNRLQWKESPS